The Methylotenera sp. G11 genome includes a window with the following:
- a CDS encoding FMN-binding glutamate synthase family protein → MSDDKSKETVHKTPQTKPRYSATFDEYTNSEIRRAAATGIYDIRGAGSKRKLPHFDDLLFLGASVSRYPLEGYREKCGTDVILGTRHAKKPIHLKTPVTIAGMSFGSLSGPAKESLGRGATAAGTSTTTGDGGMTPEERGHSTTLVYQYLPSRYGMNPDDLRKADAIELVVGQGAKPGGGGMLLGQKITKRVAKMRCLPEGIDQRSSCRHPDWTGPDDLEIKIAEIREITDWEKPIYVKIGATRPYFDVALAVKAGADVVVLDGMQGGTAATQEVFIEHVGLPILSAIRPAVKALQDLGVYRNGKDSVQLIVSGGIRNGADVAKAIALGADAVAIGTAALIALGDNDPHLEEEYQKLGSTAGAYDDWHEGKDPAGITTQDPELMKRVDPVKAGHRLANYIAVMTMEAQVVARACGKSHLHNLEPEDLVALTIEASAMAQVPLAGTSWIPGVTKF, encoded by the coding sequence ATGAGTGACGATAAATCAAAAGAAACAGTACATAAAACGCCGCAAACTAAACCGCGTTACTCGGCTACGTTTGATGAGTACACCAATTCAGAAATCAGACGTGCAGCTGCCACGGGTATTTACGATATCCGCGGTGCAGGCTCTAAACGCAAGTTGCCGCACTTCGATGATCTGCTGTTCCTCGGCGCATCAGTCAGCCGCTACCCGTTAGAGGGCTACCGTGAAAAATGCGGTACCGATGTGATCCTGGGTACACGCCATGCCAAGAAACCGATCCACCTGAAAACACCGGTGACGATCGCCGGCATGAGCTTCGGTTCCTTATCAGGCCCGGCTAAAGAGTCATTAGGCCGCGGCGCGACAGCAGCCGGCACCAGCACCACGACAGGTGACGGTGGTATGACACCGGAAGAGCGTGGTCATTCAACGACATTGGTGTATCAATACCTGCCATCACGCTACGGTATGAACCCTGATGACCTGCGCAAAGCCGATGCTATTGAGCTGGTGGTTGGTCAAGGTGCGAAACCAGGCGGCGGCGGTATGCTGCTGGGCCAGAAAATCACTAAACGCGTAGCAAAAATGCGTTGTTTGCCAGAAGGTATCGATCAGCGTTCATCTTGCCGCCATCCTGACTGGACTGGTCCTGATGACCTGGAGATCAAGATCGCGGAAATCCGTGAAATCACTGACTGGGAAAAACCGATCTACGTAAAAATCGGTGCGACCCGTCCTTACTTTGACGTAGCGCTTGCAGTGAAAGCCGGTGCAGACGTAGTGGTGCTGGACGGTATGCAAGGCGGTACTGCGGCGACACAGGAAGTGTTCATCGAGCACGTGGGCCTGCCTATCCTGTCTGCGATCCGTCCTGCTGTTAAAGCATTACAGGATTTAGGTGTTTACCGTAATGGTAAAGACAGCGTGCAGCTGATCGTTTCCGGCGGTATCCGCAACGGTGCCGATGTGGCCAAAGCGATTGCATTGGGTGCTGATGCGGTTGCAATCGGTACAGCAGCGTTGATCGCCCTTGGTGACAATGATCCGCATCTTGAAGAAGAGTACCAAAAACTCGGCTCAACAGCGGGTGCGTACGACGACTGGCATGAAGGTAAAGACCCTGCCGGTATCACTACGCAAGATCCTGAGTTGATGAAGCGCGTGGATCCAGTCAAGGCAGGTCACCGCCTGGCGAACTACATTGCAGTCATGACGATGGAAGCCCAAGTGGTGGCACGTGCTTGCGGTAAGTCACACCTGCATAATCTTGAACCTGAAGATTTGGTAGCGCTGACGATTGAGGCTTCAGCCATGGCACAAGTGCCATTAGCTGGTACTAGCTGGATTCCAGGAGTTACAAAATTCTAG
- a CDS encoding protein glxC: protein METLKFDLDAKPLREVNQFLHGDASLLDGKSVVIENPNGAHNIAVGLKSDVHVTIKGHAGYYAAGMNQLAKVTIEGSAGSGVAENMMSGVVHVKGFASNAAAATANGGLLVIDGDAGLRTAIALKGADVVVGGSVGSFSAFMAQAGNLVILGDAGEGLGDSIYEAKIFVRGTVKSLGADCEEKTTSPEDRKILADLLAKSGHSDVNPDSFKQYGSARTLYHFHVDNAGAY, encoded by the coding sequence ATGGAAACTTTAAAATTTGACTTAGATGCTAAGCCATTGCGCGAAGTGAATCAGTTCCTGCATGGTGATGCAAGCCTGCTTGACGGTAAATCAGTCGTGATTGAGAACCCTAACGGCGCGCATAACATCGCAGTAGGTCTTAAATCAGATGTGCATGTCACGATTAAAGGCCACGCAGGCTACTATGCTGCCGGTATGAACCAGCTGGCTAAAGTGACCATCGAAGGCAGCGCCGGTAGCGGCGTCGCTGAAAACATGATGTCAGGTGTCGTGCATGTCAAAGGCTTTGCATCGAATGCAGCCGCAGCGACCGCGAATGGCGGCCTGCTGGTGATTGATGGCGATGCAGGCTTGCGCACGGCGATCGCCCTGAAAGGCGCTGACGTTGTTGTAGGCGGCTCTGTAGGCAGTTTCTCAGCTTTCATGGCGCAAGCCGGCAACCTGGTGATCCTGGGTGATGCAGGTGAAGGCCTGGGTGACTCAATCTACGAAGCCAAGATTTTTGTTCGCGGTACGGTCAAGAGCCTTGGTGCGGATTGCGAAGAGAAAACCACTAGCCCAGAAGATAGAAAAATCCTGGCAGACTTATTGGCTAAATCAGGTCACTCGGATGTGAACCCGGATAGCTTTAAACAGTATGGTTCTGCACGTACGCTTTACCACTTCCATGTCGATAACGCAGGAGCTTATTAA
- a CDS encoding class II glutamine amidotransferase, giving the protein MCGIVGLLVRNPKMRDSIGELMLPMLIGMTERGPDSAGLAMFGPSVAANERKFSLYSGTADFNWTKLGHDFEKHLSIKAKVEPKVNHAVLTTTLEPETVKIWLKEHYPQLHLLSVGQLMDIYKDVGTPAQVAERYDFKNFKGTHLVGHTRMATESAITPAHAHPFTAGEDWCLVHNGSLSNANSLRRKLQYEGIEFETDNDTEAACRFLQWRMREGDDLETALNHGFEELDGFYTLLMGTSNQLALVRDPFGCKPAIIAEHDDYVAIASEFRSLAHLPDIKNAKVFEPSPKEMYVWKL; this is encoded by the coding sequence ATGTGTGGAATTGTAGGATTATTGGTTAGAAATCCAAAAATGCGTGACTCAATCGGTGAGCTTATGCTGCCAATGTTAATTGGCATGACAGAGCGCGGACCAGACTCTGCAGGTTTAGCGATGTTTGGCCCATCGGTTGCAGCGAATGAAAGAAAATTCAGCCTGTACTCAGGTACTGCTGATTTCAACTGGACTAAGCTGGGTCATGATTTCGAAAAACACCTGAGCATTAAAGCCAAGGTAGAGCCAAAAGTTAACCACGCTGTTTTAACAACGACTCTGGAACCGGAAACAGTCAAGATCTGGTTGAAAGAACATTACCCACAATTGCACCTGCTGTCAGTAGGCCAGTTGATGGATATCTATAAAGACGTTGGTACGCCAGCCCAGGTTGCTGAGCGCTACGACTTTAAAAACTTTAAAGGTACGCACCTTGTCGGCCATACACGTATGGCAACAGAGTCAGCGATTACGCCAGCTCACGCGCACCCTTTCACAGCGGGCGAAGACTGGTGCCTGGTACATAACGGCTCACTTTCAAACGCTAACAGCCTGCGTCGTAAATTGCAGTATGAAGGCATCGAGTTTGAAACTGACAACGACACTGAAGCAGCATGCCGTTTCCTGCAATGGCGCATGCGTGAAGGTGATGACCTGGAAACAGCTCTGAACCACGGCTTCGAAGAACTGGATGGCTTTTATACCTTGTTGATGGGTACCAGCAACCAGTTGGCTCTGGTGCGCGACCCATTCGGTTGCAAACCGGCAATTATCGCTGAACATGATGACTATGTGGCTATCGCTTCAGAGTTCCGTTCATTGGCACACTTGCCAGATATTAAAAACGCTAAGGTATTCGAACCTTCACCTAAGGAGATGTATGTATGGAAACTTTAA